CtattgttgtaaaaaaaaaatagagggGGATGGTAATTATCAGTCTCCTTGCCTGTCAATTAGGAGCCGGAAATGTAAGAGCCATAttttataattcattatttttaaattgattatcATAATTATTTGGGTTATATTATGCtgtatatttttcagttcatattAGTTTGTTACTGCGCATGTCTAGTGATGTCATTTCGTAGTTCACGTGCATGGTTTTTAAGGCACGTGAGAAGTTAGTAAGCTGCGCAAGTTTGGAGAACACAAGCTTTTTACCATAAACAAAAACGATCGTAACTGGAATTATATTTCATCAATACACAGCAAATAAGTTGTTGTAACATAAGAGGATTTATGTGAGAAGACTGTAAGAAGTGTTAAAACGTTCCatgttgaaaataaatgaagaaacaaaaggACTTCATGGACTCCTGAGTCGTGAGTAAACAAGTTACGCGTCAAAACTTGTGGACTAACTATAAGGAATTTACATGTCCCAtacattaaaaattaacattttattaatgattatatttatttgttcaattacatttgagcccctgaaaatggggggactgtgtataaaaatggttgtaattccttagaattttatgaaatatttttgttcaatccctagaattaaaacttaaagactgcacttcaatttcatcttgattgttttatttttaattgtattctggtggcatacagagctgaaataatgaaaactgtcagtgtccaaatatatatggacctggcatgaaactctagatggcgcagtccaataggtctaactcaatctgacctaatgacCATAGGCGAACCTGGGGACGGGGGACtgggggacaggacccccctatctgagggttgtcccccctaaaaatatcattacaagcgactctgtgtattaaaaataatataatggacatatacttaaaataattgtgtgagtagtaaaacaaaataaacgcaaaaaaacgttttaagttcagaaatgttttgattcccccctcccttgcctcacagtggtttggtccactgcctgctttcctcttttaccgatacacacacacgagtccggtgGGAGAGAGCAAGTTCCTCAGTaacagttagttatgtgtaagtaacttaggctgtcaaggctattttattctctttaaacatcgggtgaaattattatttatctttaatacagatgatgctggatcattaataaattagtcatgacaaaataaatatgatatccgatgtttttttctatgagcgattataaagttaacaagcttaataccgtagcttgtcacccactacaactaacacggcgataagcctgtgtgtgaactgatattaggctaatattgtagatctgcctatgtgttgggttttgctcaatatgggcttaatgcggttgaatatcTAAAGAGACGTACTCGGTTTCAggcgaaacctaaaatactatggatgatgcaaaataataattataatatgactgTGTGGTAAACCATATGAaccgaactcatatttaaacacagtCTCCATGCTGTGTACACAGTCAACAGTACCCTACtgttagatgaaatttacgcccctgctAATGACGTCtttatcacatggcacagctgattggttctctcctgtatcggtagccaatgagctgtctgctcaacattcaaatacagTCATGTGAAAAATTTAGGACACCCTATTGATGTCACGCCCTTGgactgttttgtgtgtgttttccctcCCCATATGTTCCGTGACAAAGTTCCATAGACCGTTCTGAAAACTATCAATTGCAGAACCttgattcttttcttttcaacCGTTCTGTTGTAAATTAGCTGGTTTGCTTGGGATCACTGTCCTGTTGCATCACCCAATCTTGGCCAAGCTTTGGCTGTCAGATGGATGTCCTCACATTTGACTCTAGAATACTTTGGGATACAGAGGAGTTCATGGTCGCCTCCATGACTGTGAGGTGCCCAGGTCCTGTGGCTacaaaacaagcccaaaatCATCACCCCTCCACCAGCATGTGCAACTTTTGGTATGAGGTGTTTGTGCTGATATGCTCTTTAGGTTTTCACCAAATGTGGTGCTGTGCATTATGGCCAAACATCTCCACTCTGGTCTCATCTGTTCACAGGTCATTGTTCTAGAAGACTCGTGGTTTGTTCAGATGCAACTTTGCAAACCTAAACCATGCTGCCATGCTTTTTTAGACAGAAGAAGCTTTCTTCTGGCAAGCCTTCCAAACATGGCATACTTGTACCATATTTTTATAACTGTACTGTCATGAATTTGatcatttaacatgttaactGAGGCCTGTGGAGCCTGCGGTGAAGTTCTTGGGTTGTCTGCCATTTCTCTGAGTGTTACATGGTCTGATCTTGGGGTGAATTTGCTGGGATGTCCACTCCTGGGAGGATTGGTGTCTGTTTTGAATGTCTTCCACTTGTGAATAATCTTCCTCACGGTAGAATGATGGACTTCAAATTGTTTGGAAATGGCCGTGTCACTCTTCCCAGATTGATGGCAGCAACAATTGCTTCTCTAAGATGATTGCTGATGTCTTACATCCTTGGCATTGTGTTAACACACACCTGAAGGCTCCAGACCAGCAAAGTGCCAAAACATTTGCTTTTATAGAGGTGCTCACACTTGCTGATGATCAGTTAATCAAAGCTATTTGATTAGCAGTGCCTGACTGCTACTTAATTCTTATGTTAACAGTAAGGGTGTCCTAATTTTGTCACCCATGGCTTTTCCATTGtggctttatttttgttaaataaacaatgacACGGTGCATGTCATATGATGTTGTTCATCTAaggttttattttccaaattttaAGACCTGGAAAGAACcagttattttttcattatgtcCTGATAAGGAAAACCATGGAATTCAATAGGGTGTTCTAACTTTTTCACATGGCTGTATATGACTAGTGCTTGTTGTAGCAGTTCGCAgcgtgcttcagaaaccctccatcTTCTCCAGCTCCatatagatctgctacgaggtGATTCATGTTTGCTATGGGGGggttattttatgtatgttatatttgcagcagcaTGCTGTGGCATGTTGcatcacagcagcatgttgcggatgtattggcagtagcaagtctcggtacttgctctgccacagcagcagcagcgtagcagatctattccaccaagaccaaatacattaacatcgTCATGaacattaccatgccaatccctctgagagttgtcatgacagaaatatatatatatagaacaattatttatttattaatctgaaaaattaaatgcagcAGTTTGTTGTTTAGACAGATTCATTGCATGatcaaagaaagaaatacagaGGAATTGTTAAAACTCTGGTCATCTTGGTCTCAAATATGTGATGGGCTCTGATATGCAGTGTTATTCTGAGaagtcacactgtaaaaaatgattgtgattttaacagtaaaaaactgtaaaataccacagtaataacctgttaaatgattaagagtaagtttccttactatatacagtgaataactgtaatagatctaacctttgttttcgagaaagtagcctcagagtcgacactcatagactgtgtctgaaaccacacccattcactagtcctacattacttcactatatagtccactagacagagtgattgacaacatatgagtgaatttagacactgatgaacacctgctgttaacaaacacaatcactgaaggaaagaacaagaaacaaaactacaactgacatacagccacagccttaaatgaaatcaactgaaataaaactccacaaacagcatcaccagctccacttattactaaccagtttgacttcatttctgtcatatacTGTATCtacgaattaacagaggttatattttatttcaaatgttttgtttgacctcaccatcttGGTGAtcggtgtttgctttagttatgctcttgacccttgactctttaagGTTAGTTTTTCTGTGGCTAttataactgtgtttgtagagcaCATTCGTTATGACAAGAAAAGCCAAGAGGAATTGTATTTAAGTAGTTTTGGTTAAAACTTAAAAGTGGTGGTCATCATCAGTTAGTGTCAAACAATATGggtgatttgtaattattttaacattgtttATGGTAGTAATATTACTCTATAAATTAAGCTAACATGGACTTAAACAAAATAGTTCTCAatactcttatgctcacattacataaacattatgaaatattagtttataaacaaatggcagttggataatttaagcgtagtcggtttctgcaaataaagtgagttaactgaaaggtttgtgtattaacattgtatcagttaatgagatacagtttttcactgtaaatttaaacagttctgtaaaaccatgaaagaatttaaaaacctttcattcacaaaaccttcagagttacagcaccatttagaaacacacaggcatcaagaatcagcacatgaacctcaacaatggtgactattaataataataaaaaaaaacaaagcatgctgggtgccagtacaaaactcccagcatgcactgcagcatgaataaattatgcagctgaatgttcttaatattttctttatttgcttttattttggtgttgtttttgttgttacttttcagtagactgttttgtgatgttcagatttgaaccgttttttttttttatatcatttttgggtaacactttataataactgcacactatgaatcattagttaatcgttagtaaatagtcaattcatcatttataaagcattgttccaacattaataggcattagtaagcagtttataaatgcagctataaatgttttgttcttgagcatatactgtatataatgtttaataattgtattttcatactttaataatgatcaatttatcattcataaattattacgttatttacaaaccagttatttagcagttgtcagtggttcataagatcatttagaaagtgtaagtaaatgattaataaactatttaaatgtacatttatgaatcttatgatttagacacatgataatagttgctcagtctgttaataaatgctttattaacacatattcctgctgtaattcatgattaagtcaggtagttataaaacatttagtagttgccagccatctatttttgtgagctcatctaaagtgaggactattcataccttgtaaagcatttacaatggagatttaaaggctcatttatcttccaaacagacaagttaaacaaacacaacacagagggatacagaacacagaaatattttttcatgatgcaaaaaggaaactgtacaactgtacaactaaaaagaaaaattaaagtgtacagttggacagtttcattttttttttcatcttgaaataaatatttctgagttctgtatccctctgtgttgtgtttgtttattttttcttttaggaagataaatgagcctttaaatctcctttgtaatagatatgcttataaatcaagaacaagacatttatagctgtatttataaactgcttactaatgactattaatgttgggacaatgctttataaaggatgaactgactatttactaatgcttacctaatgattcatagcgtgcagttattataaagtgttacccatttttgattgtcaccaattttgagattcatatgccgattgctgatgtctgtgtgtgcttAAGTTCTGCCGTAGTTCAATACATTcatttgtgcatattctggtTAGCGCTGTTTCACAAGATTTAATTACTGCAGTATCAATGGTGCAATTAACATATTACATGTTTAACAAAAGACTTAACACAGGACAATCAGTGAATTAAACTAGATCATGTTGGTTTCgacatcacaaacatcagtctCCAGATGATGATAGATTTGTTtggtgtttttgctttaaaaactgtgcttaataaacacagctaattaaagcaaccaaacaaaaacaaacgttaaagagtcacgattcaagatcccaactaaagcacccactgatcgccattatggtgacttcaaatgaaagtacaacaactaaaatctcaataagagcttttgtacacatatgacagaaataaagtaaaagtggttagtaataagatgctgtttgtggagttgtttaatcaccctcttctgacgtcttgagagatttcatgtttttatttcagttgatttcatcgtggctttagctgtaagttttgtttctctgctcttgtttctcgttccttcaatgattctacttgttaacagcaggtgttcatcaataaagctcaatcctaatttaattagtcacttaattctctcattaattcatcactgcttcagtgttacttcaacactctgtagtgtgaacacatagaagtgctctttaaaactgaggattttgctgtgggattaaaggggttaaatgtgtgagatgacaaaacatactgtgaaatgtaattttaacagaaatataccgtaaatttaatttacggaagcaaactgaaaaaaaaaacagtagattactggcaaccacagctgccggtatttcaccgtaaaatcaagacaaaaaaacagcaaaatactgtaaaacctaacagtcaacttcctgttgtgttttgtgggtcaccattgtgctggagagtagagcctgtgcttaaGTCAAGGACGGAGAGAGGGACACTCGtgttatgctgcatgttgctttatttaaaggcagtaaCTGTGTAGTTACTGATGTAATGAGAATATATTTACTAGTTTTGATCACGTATGTGTGCTGCTGTTATTTGCAAGAGATTTGAGTTGAATTGATGActttgcataaatcagtaagattttcttcatggacttaaacaaaatagttctcaatactcttatgctcacattacatgaacattatgaaatattagtttataaacaaatggtagttggataatttaagcgtagtcggtttctgcaaataaagtgagttaactgaaaggtttgtgtattaacattgtatcagttaatgagatacggtgtttcactgtaaatttaaacagttctgtaaatcctaaaatttagctaccgtatttttcacggtaaaattctggcaaccacagctgccggtatttttccgtaaatttaacagatttttttttacagtgcagctaTGTGACAAACACGAATCATTGGTTGAGATAACTTGTGACACTGCAGCAGTGAGTTGGATGTTCTCACGTGTGAAATGCAGAATTCCACTGTTGTGCAAATACTGACTATGGAAAAGattattacagaaatataacGTCACCATAAGATATATGAATATCAGATAAGGTTCTCACCAGGAAACACTGTCATATTGGTTCTTTCATAACTAGGATTTATGCAGGTTATCCTCTCAACTTAAATTGTGaattattcacaatttacaCATGGCTTAATGACGTGTAAACAGAAAAACATTGTAGCTGATTTAAGTATATATAAATCTGGAAGCATTGTGAGGATGCATCCTGAACTCTGTAAAAATTGTTTAACTGtgataaaaatggttgtaaaaAATAAgcttcattttcattattaaaaatatttataaatatataatataagaataaaaaaaaaatttcattttgtgGTCAAATGTGACCTTGTTTTCATGATGTTCTCTCACCGTTTGATAGATCCATCAGTTAGAGCACTGGTGACCCACTGGATATCTAGTGTTTTGAAGGGCAACAGCACCAGGTGTGTGTTGTTGTCCAGATGGATGGCACTTTCTGGGTACATGATATGATGGGTCGTCCTGGATCCCACATCTTTCTCATAGCCTTGAACTGGTGCCTTATTCATCCTGTGGAAATCAGAATTGTAAAATTATAGTATCTAtcataagtcaagtcaagtcacctttatttatatagaatttttaacattacagattgtgtcaaagcactttacagtatcaaataggaaaatagtgtcaataatgtaaaatgacaagattaaacactcaattttcagttaaaggcatttcattgttgattgaattcagtgatgacatcatccagctcagttcagtttaaaaagtatctgtgcaatcaagtcgacgatatcgctggaaattaagtgtccccaactaagcaagccagaggcaacagcagcaaggaaccaaaacgccattggtgacagaatggagaaaagaAACCTTGGGAGaacaggctcagtcggggggccagttctcctctgaccagatgaaccagcagttcagttccaactgcagcaaagtcagattgttaTAAAGTCAGATAATTATAATGAGtcatgaaaataaaagtttaccTGAACACAAAATCGTGGTTGTCTATAACAGGACCATAGTATGATCCTAAAAGGTTCCCAGAGTTCCCCACCACAGCACAGGTTCGACAGCGGGACGGGCTGGCGTCTCTGTACCATTCCTCTCCAGGGATGACAGAAAACAGCTCCTTAATCACTTGGGAGTAATTAGCTTTGCTCCTTGTCGATTGTAGAGACTGAAtagattaaaaacaaatcagTGACTCAGGAAAGTACACTTCTACCATCAGCATGAAACCAGAATCAAACACAAATCAACatgaacattttatataaactaacattaatgacattaaagtatTAGTTAAAAGATGtaataccattcaaaatttgaggtcagtaagatttatttgtttttgtccaGAAAGAAATGAACTGTACACATACATATctatatttcatatttgaaataaatacacatattaTTCTTCCTTGTTCTCCTTTTACAGTCAAGAATTTAAAGAACTGACTTCTATTtagtgtgaatatgaatggaacTGGTCACACCTAACATATTTCGATTAAAATGCACTGGAGTGAAAATCAAAGAAATTCAAAAGTCACGCAAGAATTCCCTTGACACAACTGAATGGACACAATTGATCTTGTAAATACAATGGACCAGAACTTGTTTTTTGTCTCGTGTGCCTCCATTTTGAAGATGTCAGGGTGCTTCCAAAATGAATCAGCACTCTAGAATTAATTtctgattaatcatttgacactgaagactgacgTAATAGAAGGATGTCTTAGACATAATTTGAAAGCATTCTCAATTAAATTCTGAATTGCACTACAGTCCAGCTTACTGTACATTGAGGTGGGCTGAAGTAACAAATGAGAAACACTATACCTGCCACCACTTAAAGATGTGGTTAGGGAGGACGCTGTTATTGAGAGAGAGCGCTGGTGGGACATCTTTTCTGAAATGTTCAGCAAACCACTCGTCGTCACTCGCAGCCAAACAGTGCTCCATACAGGCACAGGGTTCTTCATGAAAGAGCCGCTCCACCACACTATTGTTCAACAAATCTTTAAAATGTCCATAAGGAACTTTATGTATGGTCACAGTAAAGATGGTGGCGCTTAACAAAACCAAGATGACCTTTACGTATTTACACCAGCGCATTTTGAATGCTGAGGGGCTTATACTCTCTGATGTTTGGCCGGTTTAGAGTGAGGTCGAGGTGGTTCCAGGTGATTCCTCCAGCACCTTTCTGCACCTTATCATGAGATCAGCTGCAAGAACCTGAGcaataaatgacaataaagacatttatttatagGAATAAAGGGTTAGAGGAAGAGACTGACTTTTCATGCATGTTCTATATCAGCAGCACCGCGCACATGCGTTGTTTACATGCAGGAAAATCCCCCCGATGAATGGAGGTGGGTTtgcaatgacatgagggtgagtaattaatgacagaactttcatttttgggtgaactatccctttaagtctaAAAGGGATACAGCTGCTGCTACTGGGCATGTGCACATCAATAGTCTATTTTTTGCTACattgtacaacaataattactgttttt
This portion of the Onychostoma macrolepis isolate SWU-2019 chromosome 19, ASM1243209v1, whole genome shotgun sequence genome encodes:
- the LOC131526007 gene encoding CMP-N-acetylneuraminate-beta-galactosamide-alpha-2,3-sialyltransferase 2-like — its product is MRWCKYVKVILVLLSATIFTVTIHKVPYGHFKDLLNNSVVERLFHEEPCACMEHCLAASDDEWFAEHFRKDVPPALSLNNSVLPNHIFKWWQSLQSTRSKANYSQVIKELFSVIPGEEWYRDASPSRCRTCAVVGNSGNLLGSYYGPVIDNHDFVFRMNKAPVQGYEKDVGSRTTHHIMYPESAIHLDNNTHLVLLPFKTLDIQWVTSALTDGSIKRTRFKVIDKLQANKDKVMVMHPAFMHYVHKTWLHIKSRRSYPSTGFLVLIFAMHICDEVNVFGFGANSKGTWHHYFEKTPKSFKRTGKHSGGIEHETILELHERRLIDLYMGW